In one Ochotona princeps isolate mOchPri1 chromosome 16, mOchPri1.hap1, whole genome shotgun sequence genomic region, the following are encoded:
- the DYRK1B gene encoding LOW QUALITY PROTEIN: dual specificity tyrosine-phosphorylation-regulated kinase 1B (The sequence of the model RefSeq protein was modified relative to this genomic sequence to represent the inferred CDS: inserted 1 base in 1 codon; deleted 1 base in 1 codon), with protein sequence MLAARPPHWGPHRSPAPRGSQASPDPGLSGGGSRGAGCEKAPPGRAPAPGLAPLRPSEPTMAVPPGHGPFSGFPGPQEHTQALPDVRLLPRRPPLAFRDATSAPLRKLSVDLIKTYKHINEVYYAKKKRRAQQAPPQDPSTKKEKKVLNHGYDDDNHDYIVRSGERWLERYEIDSLIGKGSFGQVVKAYDHQTQELVAIKIIKNKKAFLNQAQIELRLLELMNQHDTEMKYYIVHLKRHFMFRNHLCLVFELLSYNLYDLLRNTHFRGVSLNLTRKLAQQLCTALLFLATPELSIIHCDLKPENILLCNPKRSAIKIVDFGSSCQLGQRIYQYIQSRFNRSPEVLLGTPYDLAIDMWSLGCILVEMHTGEPLFSGSNEVDQMNRIVEVLGIPPAPMLDQAPKARKYFERLPGGGWTLRRTKELRKDYQGPGTRRLQEVLGVQTGGPGGRRXGEPGHSPADYLRFQDLVLRMLEYEPAARISPLGALQHGFFRRTADEATNTGPAGSSASSSPAALDTCPSSSTTSSISSSGGSSGSSSDNRAYRYSNRYCGGPGPPISDCEMNSPQVPPSQPLRPWAGGDVPHKTHQALTSASSLPGPGAQLPPQPRCLGRPPSPTSPPPPELMDVSLASGPLDCSPPHPAPTPQHPAASALRTRMTGGRPPLPPQAPDDPATTAGALGPRLGLRGVPQSTTAASS encoded by the exons aTGCTGGCCGCTCGCCCACCCCACTGGGGGCCCCACCGCTCCCCAGCCCCCCGTGGGTCCCAGGCCAGCCCTGACCCTG GTCTCAGCGGCGGTGGCAGCCGAGGTGCAGGATGCGAGAAGGCGCCCCCCGGCCGGGCTCCCGCTCCAGGCCTCGCACCCCTGCGGCCCTCTGAGCCCACCATGGCCGTCCCACCAGGCCATGGTCCCTTCTCTGGCTTCCCAGGGCCCCAGGAGCACACGCAG GCGTTGCCTGATGTGCGGCTGCTGCCTCGAAGGCCACCCCTGGCCTTCCGGGATGCCACCTCAGCCCCCCTGCGCAAGCTTTCTGTGGACCTCATCAAGACCTACAAGCACATCAACGAG GTGTACTATGCCAAGAAGAAGCGGCGGGCCCAGCAGGCGCCACCCCAGGACCCGAGCAccaagaaggagaagaaggtcCTGAACCACGGCTATGACGACGACAACCATGACTACATCGTGCGCAGTGGCGAGCGCTGGCTAGAGCGCTACGAGATCGACTCACTCATCGGCAAAGGCTCCTTTGGCCAG GTGGTGAAAGCCTACGACCACCAGACCCAGGAGCTGGTGGCCATCAAGATCATTAAGAACAAGAAGGCCTTCCTGAACCAGGCGCAGATAGAACTGCGGCTGCTGGAGCTCATGAACCAGCATGACACGGAGATGAAGTACTACATAG TGCACCTAAAGCGCCACTTCATGTTCCGGAACCACCTGTGCCTGGTGTTTGAGCTGCTGTCCTACAACCTGTATGACCTCCTGCGCAACACGCACTTCCGTGGTGTCTCGCTGAACCTGACGCGGAAGCTGGCGCAGCAGCTGTGCACAGCGCTGCTCTTCCTGGCCACGCCCGAGCTCAGCATCATCCACTGCGACCTCAAGCCCGAGAACATCCTGCTCTGCAACCCCAAGCGCAGTGCCATCAAGATCGTGGACTTTGGCAGCTCCTGCCAGCTGGGCCAGCGG ATCTACCAGTACATCCAGAGCCGCTTC AACCGCTCGCCTGAGGTTCTCCTGGGCACGCCCTACGACCTGGCCATTGACATGTGGTCCCTGGGCTGCATCCTGGTGGAGATGCACACCGGAGAGCCCCTCTTCAGCGGCTCCAATGAG GTGGACCAGATGAACCGCATTGTGGAAGTGCTGGGCATCCCACCAGCCCCCATGCTGGACCAGGCCCCCAAGGCTCGCAAGTACTTTGAGCGCCTGCCTGGGGGTGGCTGGACCCTACGAAGAACAAAGGAACTCAGGAAG gATTACCAGGGCCCCGGGACACGGCGGCTGCAGGAGGTGCTGGGCGTGCAGACGGGCGGGCCCGGGGGCCGGC GCGGGGAGCCGGGCCACAGCCCCGCCGACTACCTCCGCTTCCAGGACCTGGTGCTGCGCATGCTGGAGTACGAGCCCGCCGCCCGCATCAGCCCTCTGGGCGCCCTGCAGCATGGCTTCTTCCGGCGCACGGCCGACGAGGCCACCAACACGGGCCCGGCAGGCAGCAGTGCCTCCAGCTCACCCGCAGCCCTTgacacctgcccctcctccagcACCACCAGCTCCATCTCCAGCTCGG GTGGCTCCAGTGGCTCCTCCAGTGACAACCGGGCCTACCGCTACAGCAACCGCTACTGTGGGGGCCCGGGACCGCCCATCAGCGACTGTGAGATGAACAGCCCCCAG GTACCACCCTCTCAGCCGCTGCGCCCTTGGGCAGGGGGTGATGTGCCCCACAAGACTCATCAAGCCCTCACCTCTGCCTCGTCACTGCCGGGTCCCGGGGCCCAGTTACCCCCCCAGCCCCGATGCCTTGGTCGACCCCCGTCGCCAACCTCACCGCCACCCCCGGAGCTGATGGATGTGAGCCTGGCCAGTGGCCCTCTGGACTGCTCCCCGCCTCACCCGGCGCCCACTCCCCAGCACCCAGCCGCTTCAGCCCTCCGGACTCGGATGACGGGAGGGCGTCCACCTctcccaccccaggccccagATGATCCTGCCACCACCGCTGGGGCCCTGGGGCCTCGCCTGGGCCTCCGGGGTGTGCCCCAGAGCACCACAGCAGCCAGCTCAtga